The Desulfatitalea tepidiphila genome window below encodes:
- the nadA gene encoding quinolinate synthase NadA produces MHSDSREWVAEIKTLARQRKAIILAHNYEPPEIQDIADLCGDSLELSRQAARTDAEVIVFCGVHFMAETASILSPEKRVLLPRPDAGCPMADMITAEALTAKMASLPPMPVITYVNSPAEVKALSTVCCTSANVVKVVNSRPEDELLLTPDRNLAMYAASQSTKKIHLWDGFCPIHESLTTEDVNRVRADHPEAVFLAHPECRPEILRMADVVASTSGMLRHVAAAKERAFIIGTEQGLIHPLQKANPDKRFYSASNKLICKDMKKIGLADVHRCLKDMDNEVKVPEHIRRPALKAVEQMIALG; encoded by the coding sequence ATGCATTCCGATTCAAGAGAGTGGGTCGCCGAGATCAAGACGTTGGCCCGGCAGCGCAAGGCCATTATCCTTGCCCATAATTATGAGCCGCCCGAGATTCAGGATATCGCCGACTTGTGCGGCGATTCATTGGAGCTGAGCCGCCAGGCGGCGCGGACCGATGCCGAGGTGATCGTGTTTTGCGGCGTTCATTTCATGGCCGAAACCGCGTCGATCTTATCGCCGGAAAAGAGGGTCCTGCTGCCCCGGCCCGATGCCGGCTGCCCCATGGCCGACATGATCACCGCCGAGGCCCTCACGGCAAAAATGGCGAGCCTGCCGCCCATGCCGGTCATCACCTATGTCAATTCTCCCGCCGAGGTTAAGGCGCTCTCCACGGTCTGCTGCACGTCGGCCAACGTGGTCAAGGTGGTCAACAGCCGGCCGGAAGACGAACTGTTGTTGACGCCGGACCGCAACCTGGCCATGTATGCCGCATCCCAGAGCACCAAAAAGATCCATCTCTGGGATGGGTTCTGCCCCATTCACGAGAGCCTCACAACGGAAGATGTGAACCGGGTCCGGGCCGATCATCCCGAGGCGGTCTTTCTCGCCCATCCGGAATGCCGTCCGGAAATCCTGCGCATGGCCGACGTCGTCGCCAGCACCTCGGGCATGTTACGGCATGTGGCCGCAGCAAAGGAACGGGCCTTCATCATCGGCACGGAGCAGGGGTTGATTCATCCCCTTCAAAAAGCCAACCCAGACAAGCGATTCTATTCGGCCTCCAATAAGTTGATTTGCAAGGACATGAAAAAGATCGGGCTGGCGGATGTCCATCGCTGCCTCAAAGATATGGACAACGAGGTCAAGGTGCCAGAGCATATCCGACGGCCTGCGCTCAAGGCCGTCGAGCAGATGATCGCACTGGGTTGA
- a CDS encoding LolA family protein, translating to MGPFTNRLIRLAACLALVAFTPLASPADAGSPSLDQILKGIEKRYAGKGFSASFFQESMLKAMQITDTAEGHLTVKRPGNMRWEYTIPEQQSIITDGKTMWIYRPADNQVMVGKAPAYFGHGKGAGFLSDIRLIRKSFTIEQQPADNEDYYRLKLLPREPTQELADIILSVAKQTYQIDQVVSHNAYGDETRIVFSDFSFDIDPADDLFRFTIPAGADVVQMDQF from the coding sequence ATGGGCCCATTCACAAACAGACTGATCAGGTTGGCGGCATGCTTGGCCCTGGTCGCTTTTACTCCCCTCGCATCACCGGCCGATGCCGGTTCCCCCTCATTGGATCAGATTCTCAAAGGCATCGAAAAACGATACGCCGGCAAGGGGTTTTCGGCCTCTTTTTTTCAGGAGTCGATGCTCAAGGCCATGCAGATCACGGACACGGCCGAAGGACACCTCACGGTCAAGCGACCGGGCAACATGCGTTGGGAATATACCATTCCCGAGCAGCAGAGCATCATCACCGACGGCAAAACCATGTGGATTTACCGGCCGGCCGACAATCAGGTCATGGTGGGCAAGGCGCCGGCCTATTTCGGCCACGGCAAGGGGGCCGGATTCTTGTCCGATATCCGGCTGATTCGCAAAAGCTTCACCATAGAGCAACAGCCGGCAGACAACGAGGATTACTACCGTTTAAAGCTTCTGCCCCGCGAACCCACCCAGGAGTTGGCCGATATCATTCTTTCGGTGGCCAAGCAGACCTATCAGATCGACCAGGTGGTTTCGCACAATGCCTATGGCGACGAGACCCGCATCGTGTTCAGTGACTTCAGCTTCGACATCGACCCGGCCGACGACTTGTTCCGTTTCACCATCCCCGCCGGTGCGGACGTGGTGCAGATGGACCAGTTCTAA
- a CDS encoding Hpt domain-containing protein, translating to MDFKVLGEQLGLDEDEYRELIELFIDSGGSDYQKVLDGLASGDADLVRSSAHTIKGASGNLGLMEVSDVASAIEVCAMNHQLDRVCQAVEKLKSQFEAIQAFVRA from the coding sequence ATGGACTTTAAGGTGTTGGGAGAACAGCTGGGACTGGACGAGGACGAGTATCGGGAGTTGATCGAACTGTTCATTGATTCCGGCGGCAGCGATTATCAGAAGGTTCTGGATGGTCTGGCCAGCGGTGATGCCGACCTGGTGCGCAGCAGCGCCCATACGATCAAGGGGGCCTCGGGAAACCTGGGATTGATGGAGGTCAGCGACGTGGCTTCTGCCATCGAGGTGTGCGCCATGAACCATCAGTTGGACCGGGTGTGTCAAGCTGTCGAGAAGCTCAAAAGCCAATTCGAAGCCATCCAGGCCTTTGTCAGGGCATAA
- a CDS encoding PAS domain-containing hybrid sensor histidine kinase/response regulator gives MPTANQTTIIELVKRIKALEVEQEKTRRAQEALKESEERFRLISETIHVGVFEIDDRGNCLYTNTRYQEIFGLNLVQSLTTHWHDFVADEDKSDIIRKWQSASEKMGTFSTDCRIVNAAGTRRWIHVHASPVFSDEGGRYTGTVEDITARKENEHELEQAKEAAEMASRAKSQFLANMSHEIRTPMNGIIGFTDLLLETRLNEVQADYTQTIKRSGEALLLLINDILDFSKIESGELEFEAIEFDPELLIYDVCELVRPKIGNRPVELICNIGDTIPPLVKGDPLRFRQVITNLLGNAPKFTEKGEICITLQVDAETDDRVFLHTLIRDTGIGIPADKLAIIFEPFQQADGSTTRKYGGTGLGLSICKQLATMMGGDTWAQSEVGVGSTFHFTAWVHKAVRQPAARVMPPLLKDKRVLVADDHPATRQILEQMLTMAGMRVVSVDGGQQVVPALTAADVPFDVGLIDLDMPDLNGYAVAEQVRGAGLPLTLIALSSALERDAARCEAAGFDGFQAKPVRRERLLQMVGRLVGEGAKDRTAPQVQRRMHTQYSVREAMKHSVSILLAEDNPVNQKLAVMMLGKAGYQVEVAGNGKEAVEKFHQAPERFDMIFMDVQMPDMDGKEATQVLRQMGYAQVPIVAMTAHAMKGDREMCIEAGMNDYITKPINREKVFEVISKYVFEGCAHGL, from the coding sequence ATGCCAACGGCGAACCAAACCACTATCATCGAGCTGGTCAAGCGCATCAAGGCGCTTGAGGTCGAGCAGGAAAAGACCCGCAGGGCGCAGGAGGCGCTCAAGGAGAGCGAGGAGCGCTTTCGCCTGATATCCGAAACCATCCATGTGGGCGTTTTCGAGATCGATGACCGTGGCAACTGCCTCTACACCAACACCCGGTATCAGGAAATATTCGGGCTTAACCTGGTGCAGAGTCTGACCACCCACTGGCATGATTTCGTGGCCGACGAAGACAAGAGCGACATCATCCGAAAATGGCAATCGGCATCGGAAAAAATGGGTACCTTTTCCACCGACTGCCGCATCGTCAATGCCGCTGGAACCCGTCGGTGGATTCACGTGCACGCCTCTCCGGTTTTTTCCGACGAAGGGGGGCGCTACACCGGCACGGTGGAAGATATCACGGCGCGCAAGGAAAACGAGCACGAGCTGGAGCAGGCCAAGGAGGCGGCCGAAATGGCCAGCCGGGCCAAGAGCCAGTTTCTCGCCAATATGAGCCATGAGATCCGGACACCCATGAACGGCATCATCGGGTTCACGGATCTGCTGCTGGAGACGCGGCTCAACGAGGTGCAGGCCGACTACACCCAGACCATCAAACGCAGTGGGGAAGCCCTGCTGCTATTGATCAACGACATCCTCGACTTTTCCAAGATCGAATCCGGCGAACTGGAGTTCGAAGCCATCGAGTTCGACCCCGAGCTGCTCATCTACGACGTGTGCGAACTGGTGCGACCCAAAATCGGCAACAGACCGGTGGAGTTGATCTGCAACATCGGCGATACGATTCCTCCCCTGGTCAAGGGGGATCCCCTGCGGTTTCGCCAGGTGATCACCAACTTGCTGGGAAACGCCCCCAAGTTCACGGAAAAAGGTGAAATTTGTATCACCTTGCAGGTCGATGCCGAGACCGATGACAGGGTTTTTCTGCACACCCTGATCCGGGATACGGGCATCGGGATCCCCGCAGACAAGCTGGCCATCATTTTTGAACCCTTTCAGCAGGCGGACGGCTCCACGACGCGCAAATACGGCGGCACCGGGTTGGGCCTGTCGATCTGCAAACAGCTGGCCACCATGATGGGCGGCGATACCTGGGCCCAAAGCGAGGTGGGCGTCGGCAGCACCTTTCATTTCACCGCATGGGTGCATAAGGCCGTTCGCCAACCGGCGGCGAGGGTCATGCCGCCCCTGCTGAAGGACAAGCGGGTGCTGGTGGCCGATGACCATCCTGCCACGCGTCAGATTCTCGAGCAGATGCTGACCATGGCCGGGATGCGTGTCGTGAGCGTGGATGGGGGGCAACAGGTGGTGCCCGCTTTGACGGCGGCCGACGTGCCTTTTGATGTGGGGCTGATCGATCTGGACATGCCGGACCTCAACGGTTATGCCGTGGCCGAACAGGTGCGCGGCGCAGGTTTGCCGCTGACCCTGATCGCCCTTTCATCGGCCCTGGAGCGCGATGCGGCCAGGTGCGAGGCGGCCGGCTTCGACGGATTTCAGGCCAAACCGGTTCGCCGGGAGCGATTGCTGCAGATGGTGGGGCGCCTCGTGGGCGAGGGCGCCAAAGACAGAACGGCGCCCCAGGTTCAGCGCAGGATGCACACCCAGTATTCGGTACGCGAAGCCATGAAGCATTCGGTCAGCATTCTTCTGGCCGAAGACAATCCCGTCAACCAGAAATTGGCGGTGATGATGCTGGGCAAGGCCGGTTACCAGGTGGAGGTGGCCGGCAATGGCAAAGAGGCAGTGGAGAAATTTCACCAGGCGCCCGAGCGGTTCGACATGATTTTCATGGATGTGCAGATGCCAGACATGGATGGCAAGGAAGCCACCCAGGTCCTGCGGCAGATGGGGTACGCACAGGTGCCCATCGTGGCCATGACCGCCCATGCCATGAAAGGGGACCGGGAGATGTGCATAGAAGCCGGTATGAACGATTACATCACCAAGCCGATCAATCGGGAAAAGGTGTTTGAAGTGATTTCCAAATATGTGTTCGAGGGATGCGCTCATGGACTTTAA
- a CDS encoding thioredoxin family protein yields MSSSIVTCRHCGAKNRIPPDKPPEDANCGRCHQPLMGPSAQQGAESPKITLRCGQCRTKNRVPVSKLHEGAKCGRCGALLPHGDVLTGRPVLVSDTNFEHLVLRSPLPVLLYSWAPWCSVCSGINAMVDQLADEVKGKFRIGKLNVDANPKLAGQFNILSVPTFFVFDGGELKQHLPGAVPRHELLLKMAFYIYA; encoded by the coding sequence ATGAGTTCGTCGATTGTCACCTGCCGCCACTGTGGCGCTAAAAACCGTATTCCCCCCGACAAACCTCCAGAGGATGCCAACTGTGGCCGGTGCCACCAGCCGCTGATGGGACCATCGGCCCAACAGGGCGCAGAGAGCCCGAAGATCACGCTGCGCTGCGGTCAATGCCGGACCAAGAACCGGGTCCCGGTGAGCAAACTCCATGAAGGCGCCAAGTGTGGTCGCTGTGGTGCGCTGCTGCCCCATGGCGATGTCTTGACCGGTCGGCCGGTGCTGGTGAGCGACACCAATTTCGAGCACCTCGTACTGCGATCGCCGTTGCCCGTCCTGTTGTACAGCTGGGCGCCGTGGTGCAGTGTCTGCAGCGGCATCAATGCGATGGTGGATCAATTGGCCGACGAGGTCAAAGGAAAATTCCGCATCGGCAAACTCAATGTCGATGCCAATCCCAAGTTGGCCGGTCAATTCAATATCCTGAGTGTTCCCACCTTTTTTGTTTTCGACGGCGGCGAATTGAAGCAGCACCTGCCCGGCGCCGTTCCCAGGCACGAATTGCTGCTCAAGATGGCTTTCTATATATATGCCTGA
- a CDS encoding YkgJ family cysteine cluster protein, with protein MCPETKTFFETGLSFECKRCGKCCTGAPGTIYAASGEIGPIAGYLGLSVSDLIQGYLYPYKNSFSIKEDDHGNCLFYREGCTIYSVRPHQCRTFPFWFRNVRSESRWREAARQCPGIGHGKRYSKAQIMEIALSTMEI; from the coding sequence ATGTGTCCCGAAACCAAGACCTTTTTCGAAACGGGCCTGTCGTTCGAATGCAAGCGCTGCGGCAAGTGCTGCACTGGTGCGCCCGGCACCATTTATGCGGCCTCCGGGGAGATCGGTCCCATAGCCGGTTACCTGGGCCTGTCTGTCTCCGACCTGATCCAAGGCTATCTGTATCCTTACAAAAACAGCTTCAGCATCAAAGAAGACGACCACGGCAACTGCCTCTTTTATCGCGAAGGCTGCACGATCTATTCGGTCCGTCCCCATCAGTGCCGCACATTTCCTTTCTGGTTCAGAAACGTACGGTCCGAATCCCGCTGGCGCGAAGCGGCGCGCCAATGTCCGGGCATCGGCCATGGCAAACGATACAGCAAAGCGCAGATCATGGAAATTGCGCTCAGCACCATGGAGATCTAA
- a CDS encoding response regulator: MAYKILTVDDSKTIRMIVKKAFSPYNCELFEGENGVEGLAIANKEKPDLIILDITMPVMTGIEMLAKLKSEKDLKAIPVIMLTAESGKENVMKIVKMGVRDYVVKPFKGDQLLERAMAILKLKPKD; the protein is encoded by the coding sequence ATGGCCTACAAGATATTGACGGTTGACGATAGTAAAACCATCCGCATGATCGTTAAGAAAGCTTTCTCACCTTACAATTGTGAACTGTTCGAGGGTGAAAACGGCGTGGAAGGCCTGGCGATCGCCAACAAGGAAAAACCCGACCTGATCATCCTTGACATTACCATGCCCGTGATGACCGGCATCGAGATGCTGGCCAAACTTAAATCCGAAAAAGACCTCAAGGCAATTCCCGTCATCATGCTCACGGCGGAATCGGGCAAGGAAAACGTCATGAAAATCGTCAAAATGGGCGTTCGCGACTATGTGGTCAAACCCTTCAAAGGCGATCAATTGCTCGAACGCGCCATGGCCATTCTCAAACTTAAACCCAAAGATTGA
- a CDS encoding acyl-CoA dehydrogenase family protein — protein MSEPFITAKHRVLRRSVRAFCIDELSPIAAEIDQEARFPWEVVEKMGPLGYFGIQAPQKLGGAGLDALSYAIIIEEVSRVSAAIGLCLSVHNSVALYPILAFGNPEQHARWVPEMASGRRIGAFCLTEPNVGSDASAISATALPAQDHWLVNANKVFVTNGGIADVCLIFARTDPQAGRKGISVIVVERGIKGFVVGDLEDLCGMRANPVSSIRLYDCQVPRENLLGRLGQGLAIGLAALDTGRIGIAAQALGIAQAALDEAVRYANQRQQFGVPLARHQAIQMMIADMATDVDAARMMVYRAGLLKDRGAPVSRAAAQAKLFASEAACRVTDLAVQIHGGYGYSKAYAVERYYRDARVTRIYEGTSEVHRMVIAREVLG, from the coding sequence ATGAGCGAACCCTTCATAACGGCCAAACATCGCGTGCTGCGCCGAAGCGTCCGGGCGTTCTGCATAGATGAACTAAGCCCCATTGCCGCCGAAATCGATCAGGAAGCGCGTTTTCCCTGGGAGGTGGTGGAAAAAATGGGCCCGCTGGGCTATTTCGGCATACAGGCCCCCCAAAAACTGGGAGGGGCCGGTTTGGACGCATTGAGCTATGCGATCATTATCGAAGAGGTATCACGCGTCAGCGCGGCCATCGGATTGTGCCTGAGCGTTCACAACAGCGTTGCCCTTTACCCCATCCTGGCCTTCGGCAACCCCGAACAGCATGCCCGCTGGGTCCCGGAAATGGCCAGCGGCCGCAGAATCGGCGCCTTTTGCCTCACCGAACCCAATGTGGGGTCCGATGCCAGTGCCATCAGCGCCACGGCACTACCTGCCCAAGATCATTGGCTGGTTAACGCCAACAAGGTCTTTGTCACCAATGGCGGCATTGCCGATGTCTGCCTGATTTTTGCCCGCACCGATCCCCAGGCGGGCCGCAAAGGCATCAGCGTCATCGTGGTGGAACGGGGCATCAAGGGCTTTGTGGTCGGTGATCTGGAAGATCTGTGCGGCATGCGCGCCAACCCGGTCTCATCCATCCGCCTCTACGATTGTCAGGTGCCCAGAGAAAACCTGCTCGGACGACTCGGCCAGGGTCTGGCCATCGGACTGGCGGCCCTGGATACCGGCCGTATCGGTATTGCGGCCCAGGCCCTTGGTATTGCCCAGGCCGCCCTGGACGAAGCGGTGCGGTATGCCAATCAGCGCCAGCAATTCGGCGTTCCGCTGGCGCGCCACCAGGCCATCCAGATGATGATCGCCGATATGGCGACCGATGTGGATGCGGCCCGCATGATGGTCTATCGAGCGGGCCTGCTCAAGGACCGGGGCGCGCCGGTGAGCCGGGCGGCCGCCCAGGCCAAGCTGTTCGCGTCGGAGGCCGCCTGTCGGGTCACCGATCTGGCCGTGCAGATCCATGGCGGCTATGGCTACTCCAAGGCCTATGCCGTGGAGCGTTACTACCGCGATGCGCGGGTGACGCGCATCTACGAAGGCACCTCGGAAGTGCACCGCATGGTCATCGCACGGGAGGTATTGGGGTAA
- a CDS encoding electron transfer flavoprotein subunit beta/FixA family protein — MSVHMIVCIKSVVREAPQGVGRRTPENSELNPYDRPALEAALRLKDQTGGRITALSMGPPVSIEALAEARAMGVDQTVLVSDAALAGSDTLATARVLAAAIRHLAPFDLVMFGTRTSDSDTGQVGPQTATVIGLPFLGGVKAIEPETNRWKMKRQMDDWEETWQVTLPAAVTIHPRAFTPRPIPLVGIAQAHDGIDVQTWCLTDIGLKAEDAGLAGSPTRVAKLEKIKHQRTCRMLGGEPREQVEALIAELTTMGKIPS, encoded by the coding sequence ATGTCGGTACACATGATTGTCTGCATCAAGTCGGTGGTTCGCGAGGCGCCCCAGGGTGTCGGCCGACGTACGCCTGAAAACAGCGAACTCAATCCCTATGACCGACCGGCGTTGGAGGCCGCCCTGCGCCTGAAGGATCAAACGGGTGGGCGGATCACGGCGCTCTCCATGGGACCACCGGTGAGCATCGAAGCATTGGCCGAAGCCCGAGCCATGGGTGTGGATCAGACGGTCCTGGTCAGCGATGCGGCCCTGGCCGGCTCGGACACCTTGGCCACCGCCAGGGTGCTGGCGGCTGCCATACGCCACCTGGCACCGTTCGACCTGGTGATGTTCGGCACCCGAACCTCGGACAGCGACACTGGCCAGGTCGGACCCCAGACCGCCACGGTGATCGGACTGCCCTTTCTGGGCGGTGTGAAAGCGATCGAACCCGAAACGAATCGGTGGAAGATGAAACGCCAGATGGATGACTGGGAGGAGACGTGGCAGGTGACCCTTCCGGCCGCCGTCACCATTCACCCGCGCGCATTTACACCTCGGCCGATCCCGCTGGTCGGTATTGCCCAGGCGCACGATGGAATCGACGTGCAGACCTGGTGCCTCACCGATATCGGTTTGAAGGCCGAGGATGCGGGACTGGCCGGTTCGCCCACACGGGTGGCCAAACTGGAAAAGATCAAGCACCAGCGCACCTGCCGGATGCTCGGTGGCGAGCCCCGTGAACAGGTCGAAGCCTTGATCGCGGAATTGACAACCATGGGTAAGATACCGTCATGA